DNA from Micromonospora nigra:
CGGGCCGGACGGTGTCCCGCCCCCGGGGGAGGGCTGAGCGCACGACTGCGGTCGCGACAGTGACGAACGGGGCCTCCGGGCGGCTAATGTCTCATCATGGAGCGGCGAATCTTCGGCCTCGAGACCGAGTACGGCGTCACCTGCACCTACCGCGGGCAGCGCCGGCTTTCCCCCGACGAGGTCGCGCGGTACCTGTTCCGGCGGGTGGTGTCGTGGGGTCGGTCGAGCAACGTTTTCCTGCGCAACGGCGCCCGCCTCTACCTCGACGTCGGTTCCCACCCGGAGTACGCCACCCCGGAGTGCGACTCGGTGGTCGACCTGGTGGCCCACGACCGGGCCGGTGAGCGGATCCTGGAGGGGTTGCTCGTCGACGCGGAGAAGCGGCTGCACGACGAGGGCATCGCCGGTGAGATCTACCTGTTCAAGAACAACACCGACTCGGCCGGCAACTCCTACGGCTGTCACGAGAACTATCTGGTGTCCCGGCACGGGGAGTTCGGCCGTCTCGCCGACGTGCTGATCCCGTTCCTGGTCACCCGACAGCTCATCTGTGGCGCGGGCAAGGTGTTGCAGACCCCGCGCGGCGCGGTCTACTGCCTGTCGCAGCGGGCGGAGCACATCTGGGAGGGGGTGTCCTCGGCGACCACCCGCAGCCGGCCGATCATCAACACCCGCGACGAGCCGCACGCCGACGCGGAACGTTACCGGCGGCTGCACGTCATCGTGGGTGACTCCAACATGAACGAGGTCACCACGCTGCTGAAGGTGGGCTCGGCCGACATCGTGCTGCGGATGATCGAGGCCGGGGTGGTGATGCGTGACCTGACGCTGGAGAACCCGATCCGGGCGATCCGCGAGGTGTCGCACGACATCACCGGCCGGCGCAAGGTGCGGCTGGCCTCCGGCAAGGAGGTCAGCGCGCTGGAGATCCAGCAGGAATACCTGGCCAGGGCCACCGAGTTCGTGGAGCGTCGGGGCGGCGACCAGACCGCCAAGCGGGTCGTCGAGTTGTGGGGCCGGGTGCTGCACGCGGTGGAGACGGGCGACCTGGAGCCGGTGGCCCGGGAGATCGACTGGGTGACCAAGCTGCGACTGATCGAGCGCTACCAGCGCAAGCACGACCTGCCCCTGTCACATCCCCGGGTCGCCCAGATGGACCTCGCCTACCACGACCTGCGCCGTGGCCGGGGCCTCTACGCGCTGCTGGAGCGGCGCGGTGACGTCGACCGGATCGCCACCGACCCGGAGATCTTCGAGGCGAAGGAGACCCCGCCGCAGACCACCCGGGCGCGGCTGCGCGGCGAGTTCATCCGGCACGCCCAGGAGAAGCGGCGCGACTTCACCGTCGACTGGGTGCACCTGAAGCTCAACGACCAGGCGCAGCGCACGGTGCTGTGCAAGGACCCGTTCCGCGCGTACGACGAGCGGGTGGAGCGCCTGATCGCCAGCATGTGACCGGGACCGCGGGGTCCGGTCCGGCGGTCCCCGTCGGGCCGGGCCCCACCACCGGGTACGCTGGCCGCGCCATGTTTCCTTCCGAACCCCGCGACCGCGGCTCCGAGCGGCAGAACTGGGTCGAGCGTCGCCGCGAGAAGATCCGCGCCGAGATCGAACGCAACCGCCGTGGCGAGTACACCGTGCCCACCTGGGTGCTGGCGCTCGCCCTGGCGCTGATCGTCGGCGCCTGGGCCGCCCTGATCATTCTCGCCTGAACCGTCGTCTATCGCCCGAACCGCGCCGGGCGCCCGCCGTCAGCGTCCGAACGGCACCGGCAGGATCGCACGGACGAAGTGAACGTCCCCCCGGCGGAGCTGGCACCATCGATGCCGCAAGGGTGGTGCCGGCGCGTGACCGCGCGGGCGTTCGGCAGGCGGGAGACGGCGTGGCACACATCGACCTCGGACTCGACGAGCGGGCACACCCGGGCATCAACGGGCCGATGCTGTTCCGCCCCGAAACCGCCGGGCCGCTCAACCAGCTCGCGGAAGCCCTGCTGCGGGCCCCGCACCCGACCCTCACCGCCGGCGAGCGGGAACTGATCGCCGCCTACGTGTCCGGGCTGAACGAGTGCCGGTTCTGCTGCGCCTCCCACTCGGCGTTCGCCGCGGCCCAGTTGCCGGCGGGGATGCCGCTGGTCGACCAGGTCCGCGCCGACCCCGCCACCGCCGAGATCAGCGACAAGTTGCGGGCCCTGCTGACCGTCGCGGCGGCGGTGCAGCGCGGCGGCCGGGAGGTGACCGGGGCGCACGTCGACGCCGCCCGCGCGGCTGGAGCGACGGACCTGGAGATTCACGACACGGTCCTGATCGCGGCGGCGTTCTGCATGTTCAACCGCTACGTCGATGGGCTGGGCACCCTCGCCCCCGACGATCCGGCGGTCTACGAGATGTCGGCCCGGCGCATCGTCGCCGACGGCTACCGGGCGACCTGAGCCGTCGGTGCCACGGGCGACCTGCCTGCTCACAAGCACCCCGATGACCTGCCTGCCCTCTCCGCGCCAGCCCGGCGCACCGGGCGCGCCGGGCGGCGACCCGGCTCAGGCGAGCAGGTGCGCGGCGTGTCGGCCGGCCGCCGCCGCGGAGAGGAAGTAGCCGTGGTCGGCGTCGAGCCCGCGGCCCATCGTCGACAGTGGCACCGCGGCCCGGCGCAGCGCCGCGTCCAGGCCGTCGGTGGGCACCCGCACCACCGCGTGCCGCCCGGCCAGCGGCGCGAGGGCCGCGTCAACCTGGGCGGCCAGCGCCGGGTCGAGGCCGTCG
Protein-coding regions in this window:
- the pafA gene encoding Pup--protein ligase, which codes for MERRIFGLETEYGVTCTYRGQRRLSPDEVARYLFRRVVSWGRSSNVFLRNGARLYLDVGSHPEYATPECDSVVDLVAHDRAGERILEGLLVDAEKRLHDEGIAGEIYLFKNNTDSAGNSYGCHENYLVSRHGEFGRLADVLIPFLVTRQLICGAGKVLQTPRGAVYCLSQRAEHIWEGVSSATTRSRPIINTRDEPHADAERYRRLHVIVGDSNMNEVTTLLKVGSADIVLRMIEAGVVMRDLTLENPIRAIREVSHDITGRRKVRLASGKEVSALEIQQEYLARATEFVERRGGDQTAKRVVELWGRVLHAVETGDLEPVAREIDWVTKLRLIERYQRKHDLPLSHPRVAQMDLAYHDLRRGRGLYALLERRGDVDRIATDPEIFEAKETPPQTTRARLRGEFIRHAQEKRRDFTVDWVHLKLNDQAQRTVLCKDPFRAYDERVERLIASM
- a CDS encoding carboxymuconolactone decarboxylase family protein, which codes for MAHIDLGLDERAHPGINGPMLFRPETAGPLNQLAEALLRAPHPTLTAGERELIAAYVSGLNECRFCCASHSAFAAAQLPAGMPLVDQVRADPATAEISDKLRALLTVAAAVQRGGREVTGAHVDAARAAGATDLEIHDTVLIAAAFCMFNRYVDGLGTLAPDDPAVYEMSARRIVADGYRAT